CATTCAAACAATAACCCCCTTTTTCGGGCACAATGCCGCAACATCCCGATGGAATCCGATTTTTCTGGAATCTGCTCCAGATGGATCACATCCCAGTTACGAAAATCTTCAGCAAAAAATTCTATAAGGGCATCGACGACCTTCCCTTTGTCTTTTCCGATAATCAGATCGGCACGATCGGAATGTCCCTGACCCACCAGAGAAATTTTCCGCAACGGATAGAATTTTATGGTTTCATGATAAGTCATCAAGGGAATGATCCCTGCCAGTTGGCTTCCGTCCTTAAAAACCATCCCCATCAGTTTCTTGTCTTTCTGGAAATGTTTCCAACAGGTGGAGAGCCATTCATAGGTCAAAAAAGGTGAATCGGCCGGCAAACCCTCCAGCAATTTCTCCCATTCCTCTTGATAATTCTCAAAGTCCTTAAAATCTTCCAGGATATTTTTAATCATTAGTTCTCTCCCAGGAGTTCCCGATAAAGGCTGCTTAATTTTTCAACATAGACAGGTATATCATATTGTTCCCTGATTTTTTGCATATTTTTTTCGGCCATCTCACTCCGGCGGAGCGGATCAGACAGCAAGGTAGACAGGGCCTCAACCAGGGCCTTCCGGTCTCCTGGCTCAATCAAAATCCCGTTTTCACCATCTTGAATAAGCTCCGGAATCCCTCCCACCCGGGTGCTGACAATAGGAAGGCCACAAGCCATGGCCTCCAAAATGACCATGGGCAACCCTTCATAGTAAGACGGGAGGACAAATAGATGGGACTGGTGGTATAATAGGGTTAACTGTTCAGGATCAACCCAGCCCAGGAGTTGGACCGATTCTTCGATGCCGGAGCTTCGCATGAAGGCCCGGACCCTTTTAAAATCCCCGGAACCGGCCAGAAGAACTTTTATCTTCGGGTCCTTTTCAACCAGTCGGGGAATGATGGAAAGGAGATCCATTATCCCTTTATTTTCGGTCAACAGGCCGGCAAAGAGGATGGTGGGTACCATTGATTTGGAAAATTTGGATCCCTTCTGTTGATAATAGGCCAAAGGGACGGCATTCTCCAGGGTCCTCAGCTTGGAGGCCGGGGCAATTTGAGAGAAAAAGGCGGTCCAATGGGGGGAGAGTACCACTATGCGATCAGACAGGGACAAGACCCATCGAATTAAAGATTTTTGCCAACCCGGTCCGGAATAATAAAATTGATCGAATTTTCCGCTGTGGCAATGAAAAATAATTTTTTTCCCCCAAGCTCGGGCCAAGCCCATAAAAAACATCTTTCGATAAAAACTGGCATCTTTGGAACCATGGACATGGACCAGGGGGGAACGGGAAACCAGCAATTTATACCAAAAAACAAAAAAAGCCCGGACCGCCACTGCTAACTTCAGAAACCAGGAACCGTCGACCATCGTTGCGATATATTCTATCCTATATTCCTTAATGATATCAGAAGAAAGAATATTCCGAACACAGCCCGAAACGCCCCCTTTCACCTTATAAGGATGGGCACCAATCATTAAAATCGGCTTCGGGAAAGGGCTCATCCTATAACCCCTTTTGCCGGAGGAGTGAAAGTAAAAGGTCTTCCATTCTCTGTATCATCAGGTCCAGGGTAAAAGAAGCCTTTACCCTCTTAAATCCCTCCTCCCCGAGTCGCCGGGCCAAACCGGGTTGGGAAAGAAGTTGAAGAAGGCGGTCGGCCAGGGCCTCGGCATCGCCGGGGGGGAAGAGCAATCCTTCAATGCCATGGGTGATCAATTCGGGGATACCCCCGATGTCCGGCGCTACCACCGGCTTTCCTAAGGCCATGTATTCCAAAATAGCCAAGGGGAAAGTTTCCATTTCGGAAGTCAGGGTGCCCACATCGAAACACCCGATCAGATCCGGTATATCCTTTCGATCGCCTAAAAAATGAACCACCCCGTCCAGGCCAAGGTCCAGACAAACCTTTTCCAGGCTCTTCCGTTCGGGGCCATCCCCGACCAAAAGAAAGGCGACCTCTTTTTGTTTTTCCACCACCCTCTTTACGGCCTGAAGCAACAGGCCATGACCTTTAACCGGCCTCAGGTTGGCCACCTGTCCGACGATCGATATCCTTTTACCCAGTCCAAGCGCCTCTCTGACTTCCCCCGGTGTCTTCTGTGGTTGGAAATGCGCCAAATCAATTCCATTCGGAATGACGACCATCTTTTGGAACGGGATGCCTTCATTCTCGATCAGGTAGCGTCCCTGGTTCTCTGAAACCGCCATAAATCGGTCGGTAATAGGGGTCAGGGCTTTGTTCAAAGGGCCCAGGATGCTCTCCCGTTGTCCTTCATTACCCATAAAATGGATGGAGGCCAGGATAACCGGAACGCCGGCCATTTTAGCAGTCAAACGTCCCCAGAACATTTTATCCCCGGTACTATGGACCCAAAGGACCTGGACCTTTTCCTGGCGAATAATGGTCAAGAGACGGAAAAAGACCCGAAGATCGTACTTGTTTTTAAGCAACCGGCTGTAAACCGGTATTTGCCAGGCGGAAAGCTCATCGGCCAGAGGACCCGGCTCTTTGAGACAAACGACTACCGGTTGAAACAAATCCCGGTTCAACCGCTTAAGGATCTGAACCAGCAACCTTTCCGC
This sequence is a window from Deltaproteobacteria bacterium. Protein-coding genes within it:
- a CDS encoding glycosyltransferase: MTYKILFVVTSLTTGGAERLLVQILKRLNRDLFQPVVVCLKEPGPLADELSAWQIPVYSRLLKNKYDLRVFFRLLTIIRQEKVQVLWVHSTGDKMFWGRLTAKMAGVPVILASIHFMGNEGQRESILGPLNKALTPITDRFMAVSENQGRYLIENEGIPFQKMVVIPNGIDLAHFQPQKTPGEVREALGLGKRISIVGQVANLRPVKGHGLLLQAVKRVVEKQKEVAFLLVGDGPERKSLEKVCLDLGLDGVVHFLGDRKDIPDLIGCFDVGTLTSEMETFPLAILEYMALGKPVVAPDIGGIPELITHGIEGLLFPPGDAEALADRLLQLLSQPGLARRLGEEGFKRVKASFTLDLMIQRMEDLLLSLLRQKGL
- a CDS encoding glycosyltransferase family 4 protein; its protein translation is MSPFPKPILMIGAHPYKVKGGVSGCVRNILSSDIIKEYRIEYIATMVDGSWFLKLAVAVRAFFVFWYKLLVSRSPLVHVHGSKDASFYRKMFFMGLARAWGKKIIFHCHSGKFDQFYYSGPGWQKSLIRWVLSLSDRIVVLSPHWTAFFSQIAPASKLRTLENAVPLAYYQQKGSKFSKSMVPTILFAGLLTENKGIMDLLSIIPRLVEKDPKIKVLLAGSGDFKRVRAFMRSSGIEESVQLLGWVDPEQLTLLYHQSHLFVLPSYYEGLPMVILEAMACGLPIVSTRVGGIPELIQDGENGILIEPGDRKALVEALSTLLSDPLRRSEMAEKNMQKIREQYDIPVYVEKLSSLYRELLGEN